In Ureibacillus thermophilus, the genomic stretch ATTTCCAATCGTGTTTGAAGTACTAGTGCTGGAGTTTTCGATGGAAGTGTTGCGGGAAGCGAGTGTGCGAATGCCGCAACAAGTCGGCGGCGCTTTATCGATTGTAGGAGTGCTTGTTGTTGGGCAAGCTGCCGTACAAGCAGGGTTTGTAAGTCCCATCACCGTTGTTATTATCGGGATGTCAACGATTGCTTCCTTTGCTGTCCCTGCATATAATGCAGCCAATACGTTCCGCATGCTACGATTTCTTCTAATTATTTTAGCAGGTGTATTAGGGTTACTGGGAATTGCATTGGGACTCATCCTTGTAGCGAATCACATGCTCTCATTACGTTCTTTTGGCGTTCCATACATGTCACCTTATGCACCATTAGATATAAAGTCTTTAAAAGATTCCATTATTCGAGCTCCATATAGAAAAATGATGCAACGTCCAGCGAAAATTCATCCGCAAGATAAAACGCGAATAGGAGATGTACCAAAAGACTATACAAATTACAACTTTCTCAATAAAGAAGAAAGGGAAAAACTATGAAGCATTCGAAGCATACGGATTTAATTAGTTCAATTCAGTTTGCAGGTATTATTGCAAGTACAATTATCGGTGTTACTTTATTGGTTTTGCCGAGAATTATTGTGACAGAAGTAGGAGAAGCAGCCATTATAGTCAGTATTACTGGTTTAATGATTTCATTTATCAGCCTTATGGCGTTAATTCTGTTAGGAAAAAAATACCCAAATCATACGATTATGGGATGCAATCGGATGTTATTGGGCAAATTTATTGGAACGTTTTTCAATTGTTTGATTGTCATCTTGGCGATTATAATCATGAGCTTTGAAGTGAGGGAATTTGCGGAAGTTCTGGCAAACGGTTTATTGCCGAATACACCGATTGAAATTTCCATCATCTTAATGATTATCGTTTGTGCATTAGCTGGTTTTCACAATGTTTCTACCTTTGCCTATATTCACTTTTTTTATTTACCGTTTATATTGATTCCAATGATTTTATTTTTCCTTGCCTTTGAAGACATCAAAGTGTATCATTTTTTGCCTATTTTAGGCCATAATTTGTCGTTCAAAGAGTTTATGCATGGAGCTTTAAACATGGCAAGTGCGATTACAAATTTTTATGTGATTGCCATGTTGTCTCCATATATAAAGGATTATAACAAAAGTTTGAAACATGGAATTTGGGGATTCTTTTTGGGAGGAGTAACCATCATTTATACCATTGTAGTATCTCTAGGTGTTTTTGGGGTAGTAGAATTACACAAAATCTATTGGCCTGTTTTATCCCTTAGCCGAATCATCGAAATACCGGGAGAAGTGTTGTCGAGAGTGGATGCGATCGTTCTCATTAATTGGATTTTTGCGGTTTTTACAACATTGCTTTCTTATTATTTTGTCATTGTTCGGGGAACGGCAGAGATATTTCGTACAGACAAATATCACTTCATCGCAACTCTTATGGTTCCGGTTGTATTTATCGTAGCATTGGTTCCGAATAATATTTACGAAATATATCGCTATGGCATTAAAGTCGCTGGTTTCGCGATGATTTTATATATAATACTTCCAATTTCTTTATTAATCATCGGCCGTTTTCGTAAAAAGGTGGGAATGCAATGAAAAAGTTCCTTTTATCATTTGCATTGATGAATACCGTTTTGTTGTTATGCGGATGCTGGGACCGTTATGAAATAGAAGAACGGGCAAATATTTTGGCACTTTCCATTGATATTGCCGATGAAGGTGATGATATTGTGATGCATGAAGTAACCCATGCAAAAGGAGAATTTCCTGTAACAGAAGATCAAGTCGTTTATAAAATGACTGCTCAACTGGCAGTGCCAGGGAAAGTCATGCTAGGCCCTTCAGG encodes the following:
- a CDS encoding GerAB/ArcD/ProY family transporter, which produces MKHSKHTDLISSIQFAGIIASTIIGVTLLVLPRIIVTEVGEAAIIVSITGLMISFISLMALILLGKKYPNHTIMGCNRMLLGKFIGTFFNCLIVILAIIIMSFEVREFAEVLANGLLPNTPIEISIILMIIVCALAGFHNVSTFAYIHFFYLPFILIPMILFFLAFEDIKVYHFLPILGHNLSFKEFMHGALNMASAITNFYVIAMLSPYIKDYNKSLKHGIWGFFLGGVTIIYTIVVSLGVFGVVELHKIYWPVLSLSRIIEIPGEVLSRVDAIVLINWIFAVFTTLLSYYFVIVRGTAEIFRTDKYHFIATLMVPVVFIVALVPNNIYEIYRYGIKVAGFAMILYIILPISLLIIGRFRKKVGMQ